The DNA window ACAAAACAAGAACATACGCCTTTATCTGATTTTTCATATGAAATTGAAGACGAAGTAGTAATAATTACTGAATATATTGGTAATGATTCTACGGTGATAATCCCAACACAAATTCTTGATTATCCAGTAAGAAAGATTGGAGATAATGCTTTTAAAAACAATTCATCTGTGGAATTTGTAGTCTTACCTGATTCGATAACCCATATTGGTTTCTCTGCTTTTAAATCTTGTGAAAACTTAAGGCAGATTGAATTTTCAAAGAACTTACAATTTATAGAAGATGAAGCATTTTTATCATGTACGGTATTACGGGGTGTGTCATTTCCGGAATCCCTGGAGAGCCTAGGAGCAATGAGTTTTTCCATGTGTCATGGAATATATTCAGTATATATTCCTGCATCGGTGAAGAGTATCGGTGAAGGGGCTTTTGCCTATTGTAAGAATCTTTCTACTGTAGATGTTTCCGATGCAAATCGTTGTTATATTTCAGCTCATGGCTCTCTATTAACCATTGATGGAAAAACCTTGTTATTTTATACATCAATCAATAATTCAACACATGGAAGTCTCATTCCAAACACAGTTGAGACAATTGCACCTTATGCTTTTGCAAATCGGAATTATGTAAATCTGAATATTCCGGAGGGAGTTCGGGAAATTGGGCGGAAAGCATTTACTGGCTGCATTATTGAATCGCTGATACTACCTGAGAGTTTGGAGCGTATTGGAGATGAAGCATTCTCTTCAATGGCGCTCTACTCTTCGGATATCAAAATCTCGGGAAATGTGGTTTCAATGGGAAAACGAGTTTTCGCAGATCCTCAGCGACCTTACTTTCATGTTTATTGCAGGGCAGCATCACAACCATCAGGTTGGGATGCTGAATGGACACAAGGATATCCTGTCACAATAGTCTGGGGAAAAATCCATACAAATGACGACCTTTTTTCCTACGACGTAGATTTTGAGACCAACACAGCAATTATTAAGGGGTACTTTGGGAATTCTGAGAGCATACGTGTTCCACAGACCATCTCGAGGAACAACTATAAGGTTCAGGCTATTGCTCCTAATGCATTTAAGGATAACACATCCATAGTAGAAATTTTCCTGCCTTCAGGAGTGTCCAGTATTGGCAGTAGTGCATTCCAAGGTTGCCTGAATCTTGAGAGAATCTGGCTTCCTGACACATTGGAAAGAATTGAAGAATATGCCTTGAGCGCATGTACTTCGCTGAAATCGATTCATCTTCCAAGCAACCTGGAATTCATCGGGACCCAAGCCTTTTCTTATACTTCATTGGAATTCATATATATACCAGATGGTGTAGAACAAATGGGTGGTAATGTCTTCTGGAATAGTCCAAATACCCTTATTGCGTATTGTCAGCCACTGGAAAGAAAGAGTGGCTGGTCAGTTAATTGGAATAAGGGAATTCAGGAACCCGTATACGGAATATCACCGATATCAGAATTCAACTATGCGACAGATAACTCTTCAATTACGATTATAAATCTTGTGGGAGAGGCTTCTTCTTCGGTGGTTCTGGCACCAGAATATACTGATCCTCATACCCTGGAAAACCTTCGTGTCAAGCACATCGCCAACGATGCATTCGCTGATCAGAAAGTCCTTTCAGAAGTCAAGCTTCCTGATTCCATCGTATCTATTGGTCACAGTGCATTTTCTGGCTGCACCAATTTGACCTCAGTACGATTGCCTAAAAACTTGGAAAAAATTGAAGCAAGAACATTTTCCAACTGCCAATCTCTTGCCTCTATTGAATTACCGCTATCATTGTCAAGCATTGGTGATTATGCTTTCGCAAATGCGGTATCTCTTTCCCAAATCCTGCTTTCCGATGGTCTTGTGGAAATGGGGCGTAACATTTTTGATTCTTGTACTTCATTGAAGCATGTGTATTGTAAAGCATTGGAACGGCCGGTTTTCTGGTCTTCGTCTTGGAAAAACGGCTGGTCCAGTGGAGAAGTGCATTGGAATCATTATCCAAACCCACCTTCAGATTTTGTGTACACTAAATATAATAATTTAAATGAAATTCGAATCGATGGATATATAGGAAGTTCAGATACAGTCGTGATTCCTTTTTCAATTGATGGGATGGATGTCACGGAATTGAACTATCAATGTTTCTACAATAAGAAAAATATAAAACAGATTGTACTTCCTAGTACAATCCATACCATCGGATCGATGTCCTTTGCTGGGACAGGTATTAGTTCTTTTGTAATACCTAATAGTGTACAAACGGTTACTGGACGGGCGTGGTACGAGTGTAATTCATTATCCGAATTCGTTGTCGCACAAGATCATCCAACATTTTCAGTTGTTGATGGAATTCTCTATTCCAAGGATGGATCGGAACTCATTTCCTATCCTCCAGCAAAAACAGGATGTTCTTTTTCTGTTCCTGAATATGTGGATTGTATTAAGTCCAACGCAATTATTGAGCCAATCCATTTACAACATATGCTTGTACCACCTTCACTCAATGAAATGGAAGAGTATGCTGTTAACTCAAAGACTGTAAAAATTTATTATGAAAAACAAAATCAACCAGAATGGGCATTTCTCGATTATTGGTTGTTTGAAGAAATATTTGATCCTTCTCATCTATATTTTGGGGTTGCTGTTCTTCCCAATGAAGATTTTTGGGAATATGAGACTACTCCAGAAGACCAGATTCGGCTCACTCGTTATATAGGAACCGAAAATCGCGTGTGTGTACCAACCATTGTTGATGGCAAGCAGGTTATTGCCATAGATTCCCAAGCATTTGATACTCAATCTCAACTGCAAGAGCTGTATATATTAGAGAATATTACGGTTTTTGATTTTGAACATATCACTACACTACCGAATCTTAAAAAACTATTCTTTAGTAAACAGAACGAGAATTTTTTCTCTCATGATGGTATTACCTATACTTCTGCACAAGACACCATTCACTTCGTAGATAGGGATTATCCTATGAAAGACCTCAATATCCTACATGAGGTTGTTCATATAGGGGCAAGAGCGTTCGCGAATCAAACCAATTTGGAACTCGTAGTATTACCTGATTCGGTACAATCCTTAGGTAGCTCCATATTCGCCGGATGTGATGCCTTGGCTGATATCTATTGTGAATTTGAAAATAAACCAATAGGGTGGTCTTCCGATTGGGATGAAGGGTATGGGGGAACAACCCACTGGATTGTGACGCCCCTCACAGAATTGGTCTATACAATCACGAATGGGGAGGTTGTTATCACCGGCAGCAACGGAATATCAGAAAACCTAATTATTCCTCCTTATATTGATGGGTATCCAGTATGCATGATTGAAAGTAGAGCTTTTAAAGAAAGCCCAGTTAAAACATTGATAACTCCAGCATCTATGCGAATTATTGGAAGCGAAGCTTTCTACGGTAGCGCCTTGGAAACTGTCTATATCACTGAAGGATGTATGGAATTTGGTTGGCGGTGTTTTTCGAGTTGTAAAAATCTGAAAACTGTCAGGCTTCCTGAATCTTCTGAGTTCCCATTAAAGGTCCTAAGCTCTCAAATGTTTTATAGATGCGTTTCCCTAACCAATATAAATATTCCAAATACAGTACAGACCATTGGCTCTCATGCGTTTTTCGGCTGCCAAGAGCTGACAACAATTACAATTCCCGATTCAGTCATAAGGTTGGAAGACCAAGCATTCTCGAATTGTACATCACTTGCGTCCCTTGAAATCCCTGATAACGTTACATCGATCGGAGAAGAACTAGTACTGAATTGTATTTCCTTGAGAGATATCAAGCTTCCTGCAACGATAACAAAACTTAATTATCAAACATTTTATGGGTGTACCAGTTTGCAATCGATAGACCTTCCCAGTTCTCTCGAGAGCATCAGCGATCGTGTTTTTATGGGCTGTTCCCAACTGCAGGATATTTCCTTGCCTGGTTCGTTATCAAATATTGGATCCCAAACGTTTTTTGGCTGTGTTTCCTTGACAAGCATCACGATTCCTGCATCGGTCCGTACGTTTGGAGCTCATGCTTTTAATGGTTGTACTTCTCTTATATCTGTACGATGTGAAGCGAACTCAAAACCCTATGGATGGGCAACTGACTGGATGGATGTTGAAGGTGTCGCTGTATATTGGGGTGTATCATCCTTATCAAAATCTTCATCCAGCTTGAAGGAATCCTCAGCATACCATCCTGATGTAACGTCAACGCAAATACAAACAACAATCACACCGAAGTGTTGTAGTAAGCTTTCTATTGCATCTATCGGGAGAGGTGGAATCCTACAGAAGCATGAAATGTACAAGGGTGGTACTCCTTTTGCATGGGATCAAAGGGGGTACACATCATGAAGAAACAGAGAAGCATTAATACCATGGTGATTCTTTTAAGTATGGTAATTTTATGTGTGCTTGGGTGTAATTTATACGATACAACAGCCTCTCTTGTCATACAAATTCCTCTTTTGGAGGAACGAGAAACGCACAAGCCCGATGTATCCTTATCTGCTGCAAGATATATCATTCATGGGGACGGCCCCAATGGAGAATCTTTCTCCGGTACGCTCAACTCATCCTGGGCATCGTATCAGAAGGATGGTCTTTCAGCAGGTGAATGGACCATAACTGTAGATTGTTACAACAATGAACGCAATCCAGTCCTTATTGGTCGTGGGATAGAGACCATAGTCTTGAAACCAGCATCAAAGAACTATGTGACCATTGATATATCGCTTACTGAAGGAGCAGGCGACTTTGTTGCGTTGCTCTCTTGGGGTGACTTGGAAGGCTCCTATATCCTGGATTACTCAATAACTGAAGCTTTGTCTGGTACCCTCAAAAAAGAAGTAGAGATTTCGGTGGATGGTTCTTCATACACCTTGGAACTGGACTCCTTTCCAACCGGTGATTACCTTCTCCATCTCACGCTTTCTCATGATCAGAGTGTAGTTTATCAAACCTTGGAGTCCTTTAGAATTCAGGATTCCTTACGAACAAATGCATCCATTGAGTTTTCTTTGGATAAAATGGGAAGCTTGTCTGCCAATTTGGTGATGGTCGAAAGCTCTCCCTTGGATTTTTCCATTAAAGGTCCTTCAATAGAGGTCCCCAGCACAGAAGTCCTTACCTATACAATTGAAGGTATTGAGGATTTAGATTACATTCAGTGGTATTTTGACGGACTTGCGATACCATATGCAAATACCAATACCCTGTTTCTTGGGGATGGCCTTTCTCCGGGGCATTATAATATTACAGCAGTAGTGACCAAAGATTCACGTCTTGGATCTAAAACCATTACAGTTGATGTACAAGATACTGTGCTAGCATTGGTTGTTGGGGAGACGTATCCTTCTTCCGAGACGGGTCCTTCAGAGTTCAATATCAGACAAGTGATACCTTTCGAAGATCAAGAGAACGTATCGGTGGATTCCTTGATTGCCATCTCCTTCTCTTCTTTTGTTGATCCTTCCACTGTTAACGAGAGATCTATAGAAATTCTTGCTTCTGGCATTCCAGTATCTGGAACCTTTTTTGTGGAAACGGTAAGAGGAACGGAACAGTCGGTTCTCTCCTTCAGCCCTGTCAAACCTTTTCCTGAAGAAACACTGATTACCATCAATCTTCTTGGGTTCCATGGAATTCGTAATCTAAGGGGAACATCATTGAACGGTGATTTTTCATATAGTTTTAAAACAGACTCTTCTTGTGAAGATGCATCGGTTGAATTGAAATTTCCATTGGATGATTGGACGAAGGAGGGTAGCGCTGGGTATGTCTCCCTGCCCTATGGACTGCTGTTGGGGAATGACGTTGTTTTTGGGGAATCTATAAGAGATGGATTGCTGATTGCAACCAACACATTCCTAGCTCATGGGATTGTAGACCATGCAATTGGTGAAACGTATTCTACCATGACTTCTGGAACTATTGATGTTCCTCCCGGGGCAACAAAACTGCTCATGGACTATTGTATCCTGACGCAAGAGCCAATCGAGGAAGCGACTCACTATCCTGATGGTTTTGTAGTTCATGTGAAAGGGAGTACAGGGTCTTTAATTCACCAATTTGATGCTGTGCAAGATGCTTCTGACTTTTTTAGCAGTATTCGAACATCTCGTGGAAAATTCTATAGGTCGCAGAATAGAACTCTCGTGATTGATCTTGAATCAATCGGAGATATGCTTACCCTGCAACTCCTCATCTTCAACCAGGGCGACACATTTGGAACCACGTGTGGGGTATTTGGAAATATCCGCTTCGAGGAGGATGCCCAATGAGAAAACCAAGACTCATAAGATTCTCCTGGATACTGATTGTATCGTTTGTGGTGCTTATAGGATGCAAAGAACCTAGTCCTCCCCGAATGAACTGTAAACTTACTTTTGATATTTCTAAGCTTATTCCCCCCCAGGAATATATACCTCCGGATTATGCTGGGTCTGTTGAGCGGTTGTCCATAAAGGCTTATGATGAAAGCCGTACCTTGATTGTGGATACGATACTTGAGGCTCCATACATCCTCAATCTGGATGGCATTCATCCTGGAGAAATACGGGTAGAATGTATTGCCTATGGTGAAAACGATATCTCAGGAGAGCCTACAATTCTTGCTGATGAAGTTATATACGCTTCATTTAGACCTGATGTTACAGCTGTTGTAAAGGAACTGAGGCCGAACTTTGGTCAAGGTTCCTATTCCCTTGCATGCAGCTGGCCATATGAGCTTGCGTCCGTAGAACTTGACCTAGAAGTAAAAGATCAAAATGGTAAGATAAAATATACGAAGAGACGTATCAGACCAGAAGCAAATGGTCAGATTGCCCATAGTAAATCCCTAGAACGTGGATTGTACACTGTTGCCATTGAATTTAAGAATGATGGCTACGTTTTTGGATATGCTGAGGAACAGTTTTCTATAGCAGCCAATCTTCAAACATCATTGGATGTTGACATTTTTTTGGATCCTTCTGGGAATTTACAGGTTTCACTAAGCAATTCCATCAAGGATGTCTTGGACATAACAGTTATGTCCTTGCAAACCTTCTCAACTGAAGAGAGTATCTATGCTTCAGCATATCCAAAAAGAAATACTTCCTACTGGTATGAGTGGTTCCTTGACGGCCAGAAAATTCCTGCCATGGACACAGATATTTTTGAGTATGATCACACCCTCTGTCCAGGAAGGCATACACTTTCTGTTATTGTTTCTGATGGTAGAATGATTGGTTCCAGCAGCAAGGAATTCATGGTTATCGGACCACTGCTATTCACCTTTAGTGAGATTGATGATGAGAGTATTGCGATTACAGGATACAATGGATCTGAGGTGGATGTGGTTATACCTCAAACTATCGGTAGTTACACAATAAGATCTATTGGAAAAAATGCCTTCAGCAGTAGTAATATTTCTTCGATTGTTCTGCCAAATTCTGTTGAGAGAATCGAAGATGAAGCATTTAAGCAATGTGAGAATCTCGAATCAATCATGTTACCTGAAGGCCTGATTTCTATTGGGGATGAAGCTTTCTACGAATGCCGGAAATTAGCAACCTTAAAACTGCCTTCAACACTTTTAACCATCGGGTCAAAGGCCTTTATGTCATGTGAATTGATAACAACATTAATTTTGCCAGATTCACTTACGGCATTCTATTCCTTTGCCTTTTCAGGATTGGCTATCCAAAGTGTGAAGATCCCGGAACAGATCACTTCCATCCCATCGTTTGCATTCAGTAATTGCAAGAACCTCAAGGAGGTTTCACTACCTATTGGTATTTCAAATCTGGGATGGAAGATTTTTTCAAATACTTCGTTGGAGATCTTGGAATGGCCAGTACATACCGTCCCTGATAATGCAAGTCTTTACATTTTGGATGGGTGCGAATCCATTCGGGAGCTCTATATCCCAACCGGATCGTCTTCAAGGATGATTTATGATTCGATTGGATCAAATATCTTCATTGAACGTATAATTCTTGAAGATTCCAAGAGTGATGGTTATTTGGATGTTTTGAAGTATGGTGAAATGATTCTAAACACATATCATACACCGTTACGTGAGTTTAGTTATAGTGTCTCTGAACAAGAAGTCACAATAACAGATTTTTCTGGTAATGACTTGTATGTGGGTATTCCTGAAGAGATTGAGGGCATGCCGGTCACCAAGATAGGAGCAGGGGCTTTTCGGGACTGTACGCAAATCAAGGGGATCCAAATTGTTTCAAGTATCAAGTCAATAGATGCAGATGCTTTCATGAATTGTACCAATCTTGAACATATTGAGTTTCAAGATGGTATACAAGAGATTGGTCCACGAGCTTTTGCTAATTGTATTTCGCTAGAATATATACAGCTTCCCAACAGCTTGAGAAAACTTTCTGAATTGGTATTCATCAATGCTTCATCATTGAAACGTATCGTCCTTCCAGATGGTCTGCAAACCATCGGGGCAGGAAATTTCCAGGGATGTTCATCTCTACAGGGAATCATGATACCTCGTTCTGTCAAGGATATTGGTCCCTACCAGTTCTTGGATTGTTCACAGCTCAACTATATAGCATCGCCTCTTTCGGGTTCTGGTGGTTTGTGGGCTACCAAATGGGACGCTGGTTTTGACGGTCTGTACATGTGGAATCACATAGCTGATACCACAGCATTTTCTCATACGCCCATTGACGATGCAACAACGATTCTTACAGGTTATGATATGGGAGAAGAGCAATCCATTCAGATTCCTATGTTCATGGAAGGGTATCTTGTCTCCAGGATTGGGGAAAAGGCATTCTTTGAGCAACCTCTCACACATATTACCATACCACCTTCTGTCACACACATCGATGGGGCGGCGTTTCTAAACAGTGGGGTGCATGATATTGAATTTCCTGATTCACTACAGGAGATAGGGAATGATTCCTTTAGAGGATGTTCCTCACTTGAATCAATCCAATGGCCAAACAATCTGGAAATGATTGGTGCTCGTGCATTCAAAGACTGTGTATCTTTGGATCTCGAAGTTCTTCCCCAATCTCTTTGTACAATCTATGATGAGGCATTTGGTGGTTGTGATTCCATCGATCAAATATCCATTCCGACCAATATACTATTGAAATATGCAATTTTCCAGAACTGTGAGGGATTGACAGATGTCTATTTTGAAATGCAAGAAAAGCCCTATAATAATTACTGGCTTGCAGGACCAAATACTGAACTGCATTTCTTGCAAACTACTTCTGAATTGAGTTTTGTTGGAAGTGTCTGGGAGGAAAGCCCTTATGTTATTACAGAAAAGTTCATCGGACCTGAAAACCATGTGGTTCTACCGAACATGCTTTCGGGAAAACCTTTGACAGGCATCAATAGCCGTACTTTCCATGCTGTAGCAAATGTTAAATCTGTCAGGATTACAGATGGTATTGAGTCAATTGGGATGCATGCATTTACACTATGTCCTCAGCTAACTGAAGTTTATATCGCAGATACAGTTGAAAAGATAGGGCCACAGGCTTTCAAGGACTGTCCAAATCTAAAAACTGTATTCTGTGAGGTGTCAAGTAAGCCTGAAGGATGGGATGATCAGTGGTTGGGAAATACCAATCCTATCATTGTCTGGGGGTATTCTGGTCGATGGTGAAAATTTTAAGAAATCTTTGTATGTGGATGAGCTTGTTCTAGATTATTTCACGTTAAATTCATGTACATAAATTGCATTAATTGGGTCTGGAGGACTCCCAGCAGTTCTACAACTTCCCTGAGCTGGACTCACGGAAGATTGCATCCAACAACGGCATGGAGCGCCTGGATGCCGAGATACGTAAGAGAAGCCGTGTAGTGGGGTATTCTCCAGCATTGCCTCCTACATGAGGCTGCTTGTCAGCTATCTCATGGAATACCAGGACGACAAGAAGACCGGCAGGGCGTATCTCAGATCTGAGTCGATACAGGAACGGTGGCAGCTGAATGATGCAAAGGTGGCATGACGGTAAGTAATCATTACCGGACTAACTAAAATATTCCTTGACACTAGCAGTGCTGACTTATCTTCGACGCTGGATGGGGACCTATGATGGTCGGCTTAACCGCCGGCAGCTATTGATCACACAGTGACCATTTTGGGAAGCACTCTTGGTCGTTATCTCCCACGAGGATTGACTTTCTCCCAAATTAGAGTATCCTGTGGGAGAAAAGAAAAGCAGGTAGGAGAAAGATGCGCGAATTCAATTATAGCATATTGAGGGAGAGCTCCTGGGACACCGAGGTGATCTCATTCGTCGCAAAAATACGTGAACACAAGGGTAGACAAGATCTGTACCTAAGGCAGAAACCAGTTGAACTGGCACGATTGGTCGAGGTTGCAAGGATCCAGAGCACCGACAGTTCGAACAAGATCGAAGGAATCGGGACCTCGAACGCACGAATGAAGCAATTGGTGGAGGATAGAACCACGCCACGGACCCGTGACGAACAGGAGATTGTGGGGTATCGTGACGTACTGAACACA is part of the uncultured Sphaerochaeta sp. genome and encodes:
- a CDS encoding leucine-rich repeat protein — its product is MQFNYQRKILFPILIFIFSLLLSGCDLFAPIKYSGYLEISFSHPDDGSRAITPEYTGPIKEIHINGRGPENAKFSKILDLEESNFSRLELVVGEWEISVDAYVAKEKKVAHGTQRVNIRAGKTSTVTIPLIPIDGCGSLELGCNWDISLSENAIMKVSVSSMDTSVIQVFDDSFNFLSSTSGVLSIDDLSDGNYLLQLKVVDQNTEYVTIFETFEIRDSTKTEDTISFSLSPRNEFSSFISTSLISHSTIKLKGIQSSFLYGETIELQIIEPENLNRIHWYLDGQLVVEFIDQEEFILSDQEPSFHQIICIATTVDSIVTTVYEYTVTKQEHTPLSDFSYEIEDEVVIITEYIGNDSTVIIPTQILDYPVRKIGDNAFKNNSSVEFVVLPDSITHIGFSAFKSCENLRQIEFSKNLQFIEDEAFLSCTVLRGVSFPESLESLGAMSFSMCHGIYSVYIPASVKSIGEGAFAYCKNLSTVDVSDANRCYISAHGSLLTIDGKTLLFYTSINNSTHGSLIPNTVETIAPYAFANRNYVNLNIPEGVREIGRKAFTGCIIESLILPESLERIGDEAFSSMALYSSDIKISGNVVSMGKRVFADPQRPYFHVYCRAASQPSGWDAEWTQGYPVTIVWGKIHTNDDLFSYDVDFETNTAIIKGYFGNSESIRVPQTISRNNYKVQAIAPNAFKDNTSIVEIFLPSGVSSIGSSAFQGCLNLERIWLPDTLERIEEYALSACTSLKSIHLPSNLEFIGTQAFSYTSLEFIYIPDGVEQMGGNVFWNSPNTLIAYCQPLERKSGWSVNWNKGIQEPVYGISPISEFNYATDNSSITIINLVGEASSSVVLAPEYTDPHTLENLRVKHIANDAFADQKVLSEVKLPDSIVSIGHSAFSGCTNLTSVRLPKNLEKIEARTFSNCQSLASIELPLSLSSIGDYAFANAVSLSQILLSDGLVEMGRNIFDSCTSLKHVYCKALERPVFWSSSWKNGWSSGEVHWNHYPNPPSDFVYTKYNNLNEIRIDGYIGSSDTVVIPFSIDGMDVTELNYQCFYNKKNIKQIVLPSTIHTIGSMSFAGTGISSFVIPNSVQTVTGRAWYECNSLSEFVVAQDHPTFSVVDGILYSKDGSELISYPPAKTGCSFSVPEYVDCIKSNAIIEPIHLQHMLVPPSLNEMEEYAVNSKTVKIYYEKQNQPEWAFLDYWLFEEIFDPSHLYFGVAVLPNEDFWEYETTPEDQIRLTRYIGTENRVCVPTIVDGKQVIAIDSQAFDTQSQLQELYILENITVFDFEHITTLPNLKKLFFSKQNENFFSHDGITYTSAQDTIHFVDRDYPMKDLNILHEVVHIGARAFANQTNLELVVLPDSVQSLGSSIFAGCDALADIYCEFENKPIGWSSDWDEGYGGTTHWIVTPLTELVYTITNGEVVITGSNGISENLIIPPYIDGYPVCMIESRAFKESPVKTLITPASMRIIGSEAFYGSALETVYITEGCMEFGWRCFSSCKNLKTVRLPESSEFPLKVLSSQMFYRCVSLTNINIPNTVQTIGSHAFFGCQELTTITIPDSVIRLEDQAFSNCTSLASLEIPDNVTSIGEELVLNCISLRDIKLPATITKLNYQTFYGCTSLQSIDLPSSLESISDRVFMGCSQLQDISLPGSLSNIGSQTFFGCVSLTSITIPASVRTFGAHAFNGCTSLISVRCEANSKPYGWATDWMDVEGVAVYWGVSSLSKSSSSLKESSAYHPDVTSTQIQTTITPKCCSKLSIASIGRGGILQKHEMYKGGTPFAWDQRGYTS
- a CDS encoding Ig-like domain-containing protein — its product is MKKQRSINTMVILLSMVILCVLGCNLYDTTASLVIQIPLLEERETHKPDVSLSAARYIIHGDGPNGESFSGTLNSSWASYQKDGLSAGEWTITVDCYNNERNPVLIGRGIETIVLKPASKNYVTIDISLTEGAGDFVALLSWGDLEGSYILDYSITEALSGTLKKEVEISVDGSSYTLELDSFPTGDYLLHLTLSHDQSVVYQTLESFRIQDSLRTNASIEFSLDKMGSLSANLVMVESSPLDFSIKGPSIEVPSTEVLTYTIEGIEDLDYIQWYFDGLAIPYANTNTLFLGDGLSPGHYNITAVVTKDSRLGSKTITVDVQDTVLALVVGETYPSSETGPSEFNIRQVIPFEDQENVSVDSLIAISFSSFVDPSTVNERSIEILASGIPVSGTFFVETVRGTEQSVLSFSPVKPFPEETLITINLLGFHGIRNLRGTSLNGDFSYSFKTDSSCEDASVELKFPLDDWTKEGSAGYVSLPYGLLLGNDVVFGESIRDGLLIATNTFLAHGIVDHAIGETYSTMTSGTIDVPPGATKLLMDYCILTQEPIEEATHYPDGFVVHVKGSTGSLIHQFDAVQDASDFFSSIRTSRGKFYRSQNRTLVIDLESIGDMLTLQLLIFNQGDTFGTTCGVFGNIRFEEDAQ
- a CDS encoding leucine-rich repeat protein — protein: MDVVIPQTIGSYTIRSIGKNAFSSSNISSIVLPNSVERIEDEAFKQCENLESIMLPEGLISIGDEAFYECRKLATLKLPSTLLTIGSKAFMSCELITTLILPDSLTAFYSFAFSGLAIQSVKIPEQITSIPSFAFSNCKNLKEVSLPIGISNLGWKIFSNTSLEILEWPVHTVPDNASLYILDGCESIRELYIPTGSSSRMIYDSIGSNIFIERIILEDSKSDGYLDVLKYGEMILNTYHTPLREFSYSVSEQEVTITDFSGNDLYVGIPEEIEGMPVTKIGAGAFRDCTQIKGIQIVSSIKSIDADAFMNCTNLEHIEFQDGIQEIGPRAFANCISLEYIQLPNSLRKLSELVFINASSLKRIVLPDGLQTIGAGNFQGCSSLQGIMIPRSVKDIGPYQFLDCSQLNYIASPLSGSGGLWATKWDAGFDGLYMWNHIADTTAFSHTPIDDATTILTGYDMGEEQSIQIPMFMEGYLVSRIGEKAFFEQPLTHITIPPSVTHIDGAAFLNSGVHDIEFPDSLQEIGNDSFRGCSSLESIQWPNNLEMIGARAFKDCVSLDLEVLPQSLCTIYDEAFGGCDSIDQISIPTNILLKYAIFQNCEGLTDVYFEMQEKPYNNYWLAGPNTELHFLQTTSELSFVGSVWEESPYVITEKFIGPENHVVLPNMLSGKPLTGINSRTFHAVANVKSVRITDGIESIGMHAFTLCPQLTEVYIADTVEKIGPQAFKDCPNLKTVFCEVSSKPEGWDDQWLGNTNPIIVWGYSGRW